The following coding sequences are from one uncultured Cohaesibacter sp. window:
- a CDS encoding TetR/AcrR family transcriptional regulator: MAKGEKETRRRNRRSPGRPPTHKDGELQKKLIDIAGEEFLASGYEHTRVQIVAEKAGISTRTFYKFIPNKADLFRMVAEEWLQRELQRFDQIPTTDGDGSSQLASLILFYSRLLLSPNYRRTAYIMITEMKNFPEILKEQQKVSECFYQAFDNRIIQLCESGKIDCPAPALAAEMLRTMISGLQRQIVFGGRSKDMSDDDVIQWSENCADLFLKGCGALGRK, encoded by the coding sequence ATGGCAAAAGGCGAAAAAGAAACCAGACGTAGAAACCGGCGCTCCCCTGGCAGACCACCAACTCACAAGGACGGAGAACTTCAGAAAAAGTTGATTGATATCGCTGGCGAAGAGTTTCTTGCGTCCGGCTATGAACACACTCGTGTTCAAATAGTTGCAGAAAAAGCGGGCATATCGACCCGTACATTCTACAAGTTCATCCCAAACAAGGCCGATCTGTTCCGCATGGTCGCCGAGGAATGGTTACAACGGGAGCTCCAGCGCTTCGACCAGATCCCCACAACCGACGGCGATGGATCAAGCCAGCTTGCTAGTCTGATCCTGTTCTATTCAAGGCTTTTGTTGAGTCCGAATTACAGACGAACGGCCTATATCATGATCACGGAAATGAAGAATTTCCCTGAAATCCTGAAAGAACAGCAAAAAGTGTCTGAATGCTTCTATCAAGCGTTTGACAATCGCATTATCCAACTCTGTGAAAGCGGCAAGATCGACTGCCCCGCCCCGGCTCTGGCGGCAGAAATGCTCAGAACCATGATCAGCGGTTTGCAGCGCCAAATCGTGTTTGGCGGCCGATCAAAAGACATGTCCGACGACGACGTGATCCAATGGTCAGAGAATTGTGCAGACCTCTTCCTGAAAGGCTGCGGCGCTCTTGGCAGGAAATAA